The nucleotide window GCAGAATCCTGCGGGTGTCTGGCAGGGTGGGTGCGAGGAGGAATTTGACATTACGGTTTTTCATAAACCTTTCTTTTTTGCACAAAACATGCGACACCGTCAAGTAAAATTTTTAATTGCCTGATTTTAAACACTTTCTTTTCGATACCCCGCTTTACTTTTCCCGGAGCGAGGCCCAATGCTGGATGATGTAGCCTTACCACCAGCATCTGCGATTTACCACTTCCCACTTATTTCTAGAGATCCGATGCAAAAAACCCGAGGTATGACTTCATAAATTCCCACTCGTGCAAGACTACTTGCCATTATTTAGCATCCCCCCCCCCACTTTTGCGAAATGGCTTTCGGAGACTCGTGGCTATTTCATCTGAAATTGGTATGAAATTTCTGCGTCTGACCCCAGAAATATTTTTTGCATCACCCCGAGATTATTCGTCCCCCGGCAGCATAATGGTCAACACCGGCTCTCCGTGATCGCCTGGCCCCATCACCGCCAGGACCGCGACAGAGCGCCATATGCCGGGCTCCATGAGGAACAGCACGTCAAATTCGACGCGGCTGCCGGCACCGAATGCCCTCGCAGCAATCAAGGTACGGAAGAGAAGATCGGTCAGCCGTCCCTCGAGGGATTGACCTTCTCCTTCCAGCCCGGCCGGCGGCACCAAGCACTCGTGATAGAGGTGATCGGTGACACAAGCATTTACTTTAAAACCGATTCTGTTTGCATGTTCGGTGACGTCGATCAGTACCCCATCCTCGAGGGCTTGTTTCCGCGTGTAGCTAAAAATGACATGAATTCCATTCATTTTGATTTTTCCTATGAATATATATAAATATCAATCATAAAACTTAGGATCGTCCTTTGTGACCTTCAGATCGTTAAAACGGCCACGGATGTTCTGCTCTTCCTTTTTGATTGCATTTCGAACATTGTCCCGACCGACAATCACACCACCGCCTCCAATGATCATTTTTATGACCCCACCGGCCACAGCACCTAAGGCGATTCCGGCGATAAATTCGAAGAACATCATGTTTTGAACCTCCGATGATGCGAATTAAAGAGCTTAGATCTCAGTCGTTGCCTTTTGAAGAACTTGCTATCCGGTCAAGATATTCTCTGAAATTTTCGGCGAGATGCATGCCTATCT belongs to Solidesulfovibrio sp. and includes:
- a CDS encoding DUF6573 family protein, yielding MNGIHVIFSYTRKQALEDGVLIDVTEHANRIGFKVNACVTDHLYHECLVPPAGLEGEGQSLEGRLTDLLFRTLIAARAFGAGSRVEFDVLFLMEPGIWRSVAVLAVMGPGDHGEPVLTIMLPGDE